One Spinacia oleracea cultivar Varoflay chromosome 4, BTI_SOV_V1, whole genome shotgun sequence DNA segment encodes these proteins:
- the LOC110783795 gene encoding protoheme IX farnesyltransferase, mitochondrial, whose translation MWRTSISLSLKRLNHLSYLNPNPFSSLQKRSPSFDTIHGGFSSFSHLYSSTIPKSYDSTKLDLGLRRFSQLGISSAATVDVSSTLSRDLVGAFSHYGRCYWELSKAKLSMLVVATTGTGYVLGSGQIIDLAGLCWTCAGTMMVAASASSLNQVFEVKNDAKMKRTMQRPLPSGRLTVLNAVAWAFIVGIAGTGLLACKANALAAGLGASNLLLYAFIYTPMKQLHPVNTWVGAVVGAIPPLLGWAAASGEISLNGMILPAALYFWQLPHFMALAYLCRDDYAAGGYRMISLTDTSGRRTALVALRNCLYLIPVGYLAYEWGLTSGWFCLESSLLTLAIGGTAMSFYLNRTTKNAKRMFLASLVYLPVFMSGLMFHRLYNNWQATQTVPSSRFMQESDYADNEKQLRKTSSSKQGRPPVAYASVAPFPFLPAPSYSHY comes from the exons ATGTGGAGAACCtccatttctctctctttaaagAGACTAAACCATCTGTCTTACCTAAACCCTAACCCTTTTTCTTCACTGCAAAAGCGTTCTCCATCTTTTGATACTATCCATGGCGGATTCAGCTCTTTTTCTCACCTCTACTCATCTACGATCCCTAAATCATATGATTCCACCAAACTCGATTTAGGGTTACGTCGTTTTTCTCAATTAGGGATTTCTTCTGCTGCTACTGTCGATGTTTCGTCAACTCTTTCTCGCGATCTTGTTGGTGCCTTTTCGCATTATGGTCGCTGTTATTGGGAGCTCTCCAAAGCCAAGTTAAG CATGCTGGTGGTTGCCACTACTGGGACTGGATATGTTCTTGGCAGTGGTCAGATCATTGATCTTGCTGGCCTTTGTTGGACTTGTGCTGGTACAATGATGGTTGCAGCATCTGCTAGCTCTTTAAATCAG GTCTTTGAAGTAAAAAATGATGCTAAAATGAAGAGGACGATGCAAAGACCATTACCTTCTGGGCGTTTGACTGTATTGAATGCAGTTGCTTGGGCATTTATAGTTGGGATAGCAGGCACTGGTTTATTAGCGTGCAAG GCTAATGCCTTGGCAGCTGGACTAGGAGCCTCTAATCTCCTTCTTTATGCATTCATTTATACTCCAATGAAGCAATTACACCCAGTAAATACATGGGTTGGAGCAGTTGTTGGCGCTATTCCTCCGCTTCTTGG GTGGGCTGCTGCTTCTGGTGAAATTTCTCTTAATGGGATGATTCTACCTGCTGCACTTTATTTTTGGCAACTTCCCCATTTTATGGCCCTTGCATACTTGTGCCGTGACGATTATGCTGCAGGAGG GTATAGGATGATTTCTCTTACTGACACCTCTGGTAGAAGGACCGCCTTGGTTGCACTGAGGAATTGTCTATATCTTATTCCTGTGGGGTACTTGGCATACGAAT GGGGTTTAACCTCTGGATGGTTTTGTCTTGAATCATCATTGCTTACTTTGGCGATCGGTGGTACAGCAATGTCTTTCTACTTGAACAGAACAACGAAGAATGCTAAGAGAATGTTCCTGGCCAGCCTTGTTTATCTTCCAGTATTTATGTCAGGGCTTATGTTTCACCGTCTGTATAATAATTGGCAGGCCACACAAACTGTTCCATCATCAAGGTTTATGCAAGAGAGTGATTATGCTGACAATGAAAAGCAGTTAAGAAAGACGTCTTCAAGTAAACAAGGGCGGCCACCTGTTGCTTATGCATCTGTAGCACCATTTCCTTTCTTGCCTGCTCCATCTTACTCACATTACTAG